In Chryseobacterium oranimense, a single window of DNA contains:
- a CDS encoding Smr/MutS family protein gives MKIGDKVSVVDEDLSGIITSVNGNIVVFKDEYGFTHQYPKEKLVPKNADLYENIRIVKKAEPKKVISKKHQKNHMVLDLHFDHLVKNPSDYDSFERLFIQKAKLTEVLDFCRKHNLKRLEIVHGIGDGTLQRMVMDVLESQTDIDFYNKEILHHQSGAVMIEFH, from the coding sequence ATGAAAATCGGGGACAAAGTTTCTGTGGTAGATGAGGATTTAAGTGGAATTATTACTTCCGTGAACGGAAATATTGTTGTTTTTAAAGATGAGTATGGGTTTACCCACCAATATCCAAAAGAAAAGCTGGTTCCGAAAAATGCGGATCTTTATGAAAATATCCGGATAGTAAAAAAAGCGGAACCCAAAAAAGTTATTTCTAAAAAGCACCAGAAAAATCATATGGTCCTGGATCTTCACTTTGATCATCTGGTGAAGAATCCCAGTGACTATGACAGTTTCGAGAGGCTCTTCATTCAAAAAGCAAAACTGACGGAAGTTCTGGACTTCTGCAGAAAACATAATCTGAAAAGATTGGAGATCGTTCACGGAATTGGTGACGGAACGCTGCAGAGAATGGTAATGGATGTTTTGGAAAGCCAGACAGATATCGATTTTTATAATAAGGAAATACTTCATCATCAATCGGGCGCCGTTATGATAGAATTTCACTAA
- a CDS encoding DUF3822 family protein translates to MNVLNLLFTKDGLICQIAKNKSILEEKSYFVTEETPETLIEEKLDEILLKQRFDEIHVISALNHFTLMPEGFSEHEAGFELIAFNAPADREKEELMLSVNKKFGVQFYYTFPKNFYRKIKELAVPVHFNFSGEKFLNSINNKNNKEIHINLYHNQCEFFAIDNKKVILYNNLDVNSEVDFLYFVMFTLSKIGFGINETNFYAYGETTENETFISELQKFVKNMRIVFDNVPNKNFILN, encoded by the coding sequence ATGAACGTACTTAATTTACTTTTTACCAAAGACGGATTAATCTGCCAGATTGCCAAGAACAAGAGCATTCTGGAAGAAAAGTCTTATTTCGTTACTGAAGAAACTCCGGAAACTCTTATTGAAGAAAAGCTGGACGAAATCCTTCTTAAACAAAGATTTGATGAAATCCATGTGATCTCTGCATTAAACCATTTCACGCTGATGCCTGAAGGGTTTTCAGAACATGAGGCCGGGTTTGAACTGATTGCCTTCAACGCACCGGCAGACAGGGAAAAAGAGGAACTGATGCTTTCTGTAAATAAAAAATTCGGGGTACAGTTTTACTATACGTTCCCTAAAAACTTTTACAGGAAAATAAAAGAGCTGGCGGTTCCGGTTCATTTTAACTTCTCCGGTGAAAAGTTTTTAAATTCAATCAACAATAAGAACAATAAGGAAATCCATATTAACCTATATCATAACCAATGTGAATTTTTCGCCATTGATAACAAGAAGGTTATTTTATACAACAACCTGGATGTGAATTCTGAGGTCGACTTTCTGTATTTCGTGATGTTTACGCTAAGCAAAATAGGTTTCGGAATTAATGAGACCAACTTCTACGCTTACGGTGAAACCACGGAAAACGAAACTTTTATCTCCGAGCTTCAGAAATTCGTTAAAAACATGAGAATTGTTTTTGACAATGTTCCTAATAAGAATTTTATACTTAATTAG
- a CDS encoding RluA family pseudouridine synthase, which yields MAEDNEDFFDEELLESDSLENIDIDEENKGLYEHLNIKVDKNQEPLRIDKFLLIYRQNSSRNKISQTCRAGNVVVNGVPVKQNYRVKPGDQISVLLAHPPRQNVIIPQDIPVNIIYEDDDLVVVDKEPGMVVHPGHGNWDKTLVNALAFHFEKNGEKSDLDRVGLVHRIDKDTSGLLVIAKNEYALSFLAKQFFNRTTKRLYWAFVWGNPQEDEGTIRGHIGRHPKNRMQMSVYEDGSHGKHAVTHYKVLERFRYMTWVECKLETGRTHQIRAHFKHIGHTLFNDERYEGHTPLRGVNLPKYKQFIKNVFEILPRHALHAHTLGFIHPTTKKELYFESPMPKDMADAVKKWRNYLEN from the coding sequence ATGGCAGAAGATAACGAAGATTTTTTTGACGAAGAATTATTAGAATCCGACAGTTTGGAGAACATCGATATTGATGAGGAAAATAAGGGGCTATACGAACATCTTAATATCAAAGTTGATAAAAACCAGGAGCCGTTAAGGATTGATAAGTTCTTATTAATATACAGACAGAACTCTTCAAGGAACAAAATTTCGCAAACCTGCAGGGCAGGAAATGTTGTGGTCAATGGCGTTCCTGTAAAACAGAACTACCGTGTAAAACCCGGTGACCAGATTTCTGTGCTTCTTGCCCATCCGCCAAGACAAAATGTAATTATTCCTCAGGATATCCCTGTCAATATTATTTATGAAGATGATGATCTGGTGGTCGTAGATAAAGAACCTGGGATGGTAGTGCATCCCGGACACGGAAACTGGGACAAAACACTGGTGAATGCGTTGGCTTTCCATTTCGAAAAGAATGGAGAGAAATCTGATCTGGACAGGGTAGGACTTGTTCACCGGATCGATAAAGATACATCCGGCCTTCTGGTGATCGCTAAAAATGAATATGCACTGAGCTTTTTAGCCAAACAGTTTTTCAACAGAACGACAAAAAGGTTGTACTGGGCTTTTGTCTGGGGAAATCCACAGGAAGATGAGGGCACCATAAGAGGTCATATAGGAAGGCATCCTAAAAACCGCATGCAGATGTCAGTTTATGAGGATGGAAGCCATGGAAAGCATGCCGTGACGCATTATAAAGTTTTGGAAAGGTTCAGATACATGACTTGGGTAGAATGTAAACTGGAGACCGGAAGAACTCATCAGATTCGTGCTCACTTCAAACATATTGGCCATACTTTGTTTAATGACGAAAGATATGAAGGGCATACACCGCTCAGAGGAGTGAATCTGCCTAAGTATAAGCAGTTTATAAAAAATGTATTCGAAATTCTCCCAAGACATGCACTTCATGCCCATACTTTAGGGTTTATACACCCAACCACAAAAAAGGAATTATATTTTGAGAGCCCAATGCCTAAAGATATGGCGGATGCTGTAAAAAAATGGAGAAATTATTTAGAAAACTAA
- a CDS encoding PASTA domain-containing protein → MLKSLFNWKVLLNLVVAIGVFVGLVWLTFRWLEYHTNHGQEIPVPNVINKSVYDAVKILEDTGLEYEVDSAEYNPKYKPFQVLKMHPLSSSRVKPGSLVRIVVNPRTWAPITVPDVINKYSGLAFQRLDQVGLKIGDTIYEPSIQKDALLRVLYKGNAVNPGSRLPRFSVIDVVVGSGPMRNISIPSVVGLSVKEARAVIAKSLFEVGLVEHEDGSKDESDIIYYQDPASGDVRDQGMQIDLWASKRTPAELRAKVEQLNSIYRMKVDTSLPPVHYEEVPTYQEPSYEPPAAAPVPRKEVPKPEPAKTEPAKTTSAATGAKPAGTTAEKPKTTATGSQSSGNKPATTGNATQQPAQKPKAKKVVVE, encoded by the coding sequence ATGCTTAAATCACTTTTCAATTGGAAAGTTTTACTGAATTTAGTAGTCGCCATCGGTGTTTTTGTGGGGTTGGTGTGGCTTACTTTCCGCTGGTTGGAGTACCATACAAACCACGGTCAGGAAATTCCTGTGCCCAATGTTATTAATAAATCGGTGTATGATGCCGTAAAAATATTAGAGGATACCGGGCTGGAGTATGAAGTAGACAGTGCGGAATATAATCCTAAATATAAGCCTTTCCAGGTTTTAAAGATGCATCCTTTATCCAGTTCGCGTGTAAAGCCGGGATCACTGGTAAGAATTGTAGTGAACCCAAGAACATGGGCGCCTATTACCGTTCCGGATGTGATCAATAAATATTCAGGACTGGCGTTCCAGAGACTGGATCAGGTGGGGCTTAAGATCGGTGATACCATCTATGAGCCGAGTATTCAGAAAGATGCTCTTTTAAGAGTATTATATAAAGGTAATGCAGTGAATCCGGGTTCACGACTTCCGAGATTCTCCGTGATCGATGTTGTAGTGGGATCAGGACCTATGAGAAATATTTCTATTCCTAGTGTGGTAGGGCTTTCTGTAAAAGAAGCAAGAGCTGTAATCGCAAAAAGCTTATTTGAAGTAGGTCTCGTGGAACATGAAGACGGAAGTAAAGATGAATCTGATATTATTTATTATCAGGATCCGGCTTCCGGGGATGTAAGAGATCAGGGAATGCAGATTGACCTTTGGGCCAGTAAAAGAACCCCTGCGGAACTAAGAGCAAAAGTAGAGCAGCTGAATTCTATTTACAGAATGAAAGTAGATACCTCACTGCCTCCGGTGCATTATGAGGAAGTTCCTACCTATCAGGAGCCAAGTTATGAACCGCCTGCAGCAGCTCCGGTACCAAGAAAAGAAGTTCCTAAACCTGAACCGGCTAAAACAGAGCCAGCCAAGACGACAAGTGCAGCTACAGGAGCTAAACCTGCAGGAACTACAGCAGAAAAGCCCAAAACCACTGCAACAGGCAGTCAGAGTTCAGGTAATAAACCGGCAACCACCGGAAATGCAACTCAGCAGCCGGCTCAAAAGCCAAAAGCTAAGAAGGTAGTAGTAGAATAA
- a CDS encoding metallophosphoesterase family protein — MTKILLLSDSHSYIDDRILEYARQADEIWHCGDFGSMEVIEELEKIKPLKGVYGNIDHAKIRAEFPEVNRFFCEDLEVLMIHIGGYPGKYTPLAYKEISEKAPKLFISGHSHILKAMFDQKNNLLHLNPGACGKQGWHKVRTMMRFVVEGEEIKDLEIIELGPKN; from the coding sequence ATGACCAAAATTCTCCTTCTTTCCGATTCCCATTCCTATATAGACGACAGGATTTTAGAATATGCCCGTCAGGCCGATGAAATATGGCATTGTGGTGATTTCGGAAGTATGGAAGTTATTGAGGAGCTTGAAAAAATAAAACCTTTAAAGGGGGTTTACGGAAATATAGACCATGCAAAGATCCGGGCTGAATTTCCTGAAGTGAACCGTTTTTTCTGTGAAGATCTGGAAGTTTTGATGATCCACATCGGCGGGTATCCCGGAAAATATACTCCGCTTGCCTACAAGGAAATTTCTGAAAAAGCACCTAAATTGTTTATTTCAGGGCATTCCCATATTTTAAAAGCAATGTTTGACCAAAAAAACAATCTCCTTCACCTGAACCCGGGAGCCTGTGGCAAACAAGGATGGCATAAGGTGAGAACGATGATGCGTTTCGTGGTGGAAGGAGAAGAAATAAAAGACCTGGAAATTATTGAACTGGGACCGAAAAATTAA
- a CDS encoding winged helix-turn-helix transcriptional regulator, with protein MYTIDNKEYPCCTSVTMKFIGGKWKAVILHHLLDGAKRYNELKKSIPTITERTLSLQLKQLEEDHIVNRRVYTEKPPLMVEYTLTEFGKTLLPVLEAITNWGIAAPEHSVKKIIRN; from the coding sequence ATGTATACAATAGACAACAAAGAATACCCATGCTGCACCAGCGTAACGATGAAGTTTATAGGGGGGAAGTGGAAGGCGGTAATTTTACATCACTTACTGGATGGTGCTAAACGATACAATGAGCTGAAAAAGTCTATTCCAACCATTACGGAAAGGACTTTGAGCCTCCAGCTAAAGCAGCTTGAAGAAGATCATATCGTCAACAGAAGAGTATATACGGAAAAACCTCCGCTGATGGTGGAATATACCCTTACGGAATTTGGAAAAACATTACTTCCCGTTCTGGAAGCTATTACCAATTGGGGAATTGCTGCACCGGAACATTCTGTAAAAAAAATAATCAGGAACTAA
- a CDS encoding PorP/SprF family type IX secretion system membrane protein, whose translation MRKLYAIVCLALLSNAYKAQESLPYYQQYLLDGEFLFNPAQYGKTDYVQLNANYHKQFDKFSDSPNTQSIGINGNIFDRVGAGLSIFRDSNGPISAGGITAGASYFIPLSSEGDRKDQFSFGTSVSFYNMNFDYTSVNVEDGYDPLLIGKEGNIFMAYANFGAAATYRNIFAGVSVNDIALSNDKAIVNGIEPSPIKFFLNLGYDWHFADNIYVTPSALINLNTNSTRMIDYNLMATFFNDINSFSAGVSYRTVQNRFDSQQLQVAPVIKVRFNKFMVGATYNIGMSDIQTYGGNSFMISLGYNFDNFINHRGYRY comes from the coding sequence ATGAGAAAACTATATGCTATCGTATGTTTAGCTCTTTTGTCAAATGCATACAAAGCACAAGAATCACTACCATACTATCAGCAATATCTTCTGGATGGTGAATTCCTGTTCAACCCAGCTCAGTACGGAAAGACCGACTACGTACAGCTTAATGCTAATTACCACAAACAATTTGACAAGTTTAGCGATTCTCCAAATACGCAGTCTATAGGAATCAACGGGAACATTTTCGACAGAGTAGGAGCAGGGCTCTCTATCTTCAGAGACAGTAATGGACCTATTTCTGCAGGCGGTATTACAGCGGGAGCTTCATACTTTATTCCACTAAGTAGTGAGGGAGACAGAAAAGACCAGTTCTCTTTCGGTACCAGTGTTTCATTTTATAATATGAACTTCGACTATACTTCAGTGAATGTTGAAGATGGTTACGATCCTTTGTTGATCGGGAAAGAAGGGAATATTTTCATGGCTTATGCCAACTTCGGGGCAGCTGCTACCTACAGAAACATTTTTGCAGGAGTATCTGTAAACGATATCGCACTAAGTAATGATAAGGCTATTGTAAACGGAATTGAGCCTTCACCAATTAAATTCTTCTTAAACTTAGGATATGACTGGCATTTTGCTGACAATATCTACGTAACGCCATCAGCGTTGATCAACCTGAACACTAATTCAACAAGAATGATCGACTATAACTTAATGGCTACTTTCTTTAACGATATCAATTCATTCTCTGCCGGGGTAAGCTACAGAACGGTACAGAACAGATTCGACAGCCAGCAGCTTCAGGTGGCACCGGTTATTAAAGTAAGATTCAATAAATTTATGGTTGGAGCTACTTATAACATCGGAATGTCTGATATCCAGACTTATGGTGGAAACAGCTTCATGATCAGTTTAGGATACAACTTCGATAACTTTATTAATCATAGAGGATATAGATATTAA
- a CDS encoding nitroreductase family protein has product MNFLEQMKKRYTVKKYDPQGKISAEQITELKEILNLSPSSINSQPWNFIFVNKPELKEQLAEASYFNKGKVLDSSHLIVFQVLRNPKDFEKQIEENLPEGSVNYYRNMVKPNGEAAVRAWMGHQVYLSLGVLLSACAAMGIDSTPMEGIETEKYDGILKNDSYETLFAVAIGKRDENDSNHPEITPKRRLKSEMVVLEP; this is encoded by the coding sequence ATGAACTTTTTAGAACAAATGAAAAAGAGGTATACGGTAAAAAAGTATGATCCTCAGGGAAAAATCAGTGCAGAACAGATTACAGAGTTGAAAGAAATCCTTAATCTAAGCCCGTCTTCCATCAACAGCCAGCCCTGGAATTTTATTTTTGTTAATAAACCCGAGCTTAAAGAACAGTTAGCAGAAGCGTCTTATTTCAACAAGGGTAAAGTACTAGACAGCAGCCATTTAATTGTATTTCAAGTACTAAGGAACCCCAAAGATTTTGAAAAACAGATCGAGGAAAATCTTCCGGAAGGTTCGGTCAATTATTACAGAAACATGGTAAAACCTAATGGGGAAGCTGCTGTTCGCGCCTGGATGGGGCACCAGGTGTATCTTTCACTGGGAGTTCTTCTTTCTGCATGTGCAGCTATGGGAATAGATTCTACTCCCATGGAAGGTATTGAAACTGAAAAGTATGACGGAATCCTGAAAAACGATTCTTATGAAACACTTTTTGCAGTAGCCATCGGGAAAAGAGATGAAAACGACAGCAATCATCCGGAGATAACTCCAAAAAGAAGGCTTAAGAGCGAAATGGTTGTTTTAGAACCTTAA
- a CDS encoding histidine phosphatase family protein, whose translation MKKLILVRHAKSDWPEETEDFDRPLADKGLKDAMNMSRFMKSNNISIDRFVSSPAVRALNTCKIFNQAYQLTVSTEDKLYNPSEKNFESVIYDLDDSVSSVAFFSHNNGISNFANSISEDIFHFPTCGVAGFEIDCNSWSEFDGAKKKLLFFYEPGKI comes from the coding sequence ATGAAGAAACTCATCCTCGTAAGACATGCGAAAAGCGACTGGCCCGAAGAAACTGAGGACTTTGACAGGCCTTTGGCAGACAAGGGATTAAAGGATGCTATGAACATGTCCAGATTCATGAAAAGCAATAATATTTCCATTGACCGGTTTGTTTCCAGTCCGGCAGTGCGTGCACTGAATACCTGTAAGATTTTTAACCAGGCTTACCAGCTTACAGTTTCTACAGAAGATAAACTGTATAACCCTTCTGAAAAAAATTTCGAATCTGTAATTTACGATCTGGATGATAGTGTAAGCTCTGTAGCTTTTTTTTCCCATAACAACGGAATTTCCAATTTTGCGAATTCCATTTCTGAAGATATTTTTCATTTCCCAACCTGCGGAGTGGCCGGTTTTGAAATAGACTGTAATTCATGGTCTGAATTTGACGGTGCCAAGAAGAAACTTCTGTTCTTTTATGAGCCTGGGAAAATATAA
- a CDS encoding serine hydrolase has product MKQKFSFLLFLAAVGLFNAQVEEKKLDELIQNTLKTFDVPGMSVGIIKDGKVIYSKGFGQRSLATKQPMDDSTLVGIASNSKGFTCTALAILADEGKLNWDDKVSKYIPEFQMYDPYVSQNVTIKDLITHRAGLGLGQGDLMFFPEGGSLTVNDIVHNVRYLKPENPFRTKLDYNNIMFIVAGEVIHRISGLSWAEFIEQRIMKPVGMTSSYGSYNRAKAVANKIDAHAPVDGKAIAVPHDWNETGNAAGGIMSNIKDMTTWADFLLNNFTTKDGKKLVSDKNVQQLWSLQIPDRVALKNPYDTSFYGYGLGWFLSDVKGHKQIQHTGGLIGTVTQFTLIPDMKLGIVVLTNQQSGAAFNTITNTVKDSYLGVADRNWLKTYGERMAKVNADFDKQKKEAFAKSETFKKEKNLQPKAEQFVGKYNDQWFGDVEISQQGNAYRISCQNSPRLKGELLSYSNNSFIIKWDDRSYDADAYIIFNYDENGKAESAKLKPVSDVTDFSFDFDDLDLKRK; this is encoded by the coding sequence ATGAAGCAGAAGTTTTCTTTTCTACTTTTTCTAGCGGCAGTGGGACTGTTTAATGCCCAGGTTGAAGAAAAAAAACTGGATGAGCTGATCCAGAATACCTTAAAAACCTTTGATGTTCCGGGAATGTCCGTCGGAATAATAAAAGACGGAAAAGTGATCTATTCCAAAGGGTTCGGACAGCGTTCTTTAGCAACCAAACAGCCGATGGATGATAGTACACTGGTAGGAATTGCATCCAATTCAAAAGGGTTTACCTGTACTGCGTTAGCTATTCTGGCAGATGAAGGAAAGCTGAACTGGGATGATAAAGTTTCGAAATATATTCCTGAATTTCAGATGTATGATCCTTATGTTTCTCAAAATGTTACCATTAAGGATCTTATAACTCACAGAGCCGGTTTAGGTTTAGGGCAGGGTGATCTGATGTTTTTCCCGGAAGGCGGAAGCCTGACTGTTAATGATATTGTTCACAACGTAAGATATCTGAAACCTGAAAACCCCTTCAGAACTAAACTGGATTATAACAATATCATGTTTATCGTAGCCGGAGAAGTAATTCACAGGATTTCCGGTCTTAGCTGGGCAGAATTTATTGAACAGAGAATTATGAAACCAGTTGGAATGACTTCCAGCTATGGAAGCTACAACAGGGCTAAAGCAGTAGCGAACAAGATCGATGCCCATGCCCCTGTAGACGGTAAAGCCATTGCAGTTCCACACGATTGGAATGAGACTGGAAATGCTGCAGGAGGAATTATGAGTAATATCAAAGATATGACCACCTGGGCAGATTTTCTTTTAAATAATTTCACCACAAAAGATGGTAAAAAACTGGTTTCAGATAAAAATGTACAGCAGCTGTGGAGTCTGCAGATTCCGGATAGGGTTGCTTTAAAAAATCCTTATGATACAAGTTTCTACGGTTACGGATTAGGGTGGTTCCTGAGCGATGTTAAAGGACACAAGCAGATCCAGCATACGGGAGGTCTTATTGGAACCGTTACGCAGTTTACCCTGATTCCGGATATGAAATTAGGAATTGTAGTACTCACCAACCAGCAGTCCGGAGCAGCGTTTAATACCATCACCAATACGGTTAAGGATTCCTATCTTGGTGTGGCAGACAGAAACTGGCTGAAAACATACGGAGAAAGAATGGCCAAAGTAAATGCGGACTTTGACAAGCAGAAAAAAGAAGCTTTTGCTAAATCCGAAACTTTTAAGAAAGAAAAAAATCTTCAGCCTAAAGCAGAACAATTTGTAGGTAAATACAATGACCAATGGTTCGGAGATGTTGAAATTTCTCAGCAGGGAAATGCATACAGAATTTCCTGCCAAAATTCTCCAAGACTGAAAGGAGAACTGCTTTCGTATTCCAATAATTCTTTCATCATCAAATGGGACGACAGAAGCTATGATGCTGACGCCTACATTATTTTCAACTATGATGAAAACGGAAAAGCAGAATCTGCAAAATTGAAGCCTGTTTCAGATGTTACGGATTTCAGCTTTGATTTTGATGATCTGGATCTGAAAAGAAAATAA
- a CDS encoding RsmD family RNA methyltransferase has translation MFRIISGKWKAKKIAAPKNFDVRPTTDFAKEALFSILENKYDMQSISVLDLFAGIGSITFEFASRGCQDVTSVELNPKHTSFINSTASELDMSLQINVQRGDVFDWLKKFRNKKSFEIVFSDAPFEMEEKKYYELLSLVLNNKFVKPNGVLIVEHQSRMKLEHPNLIDTRKYGNVSFSFFEANKEDNQEI, from the coding sequence ATGTTCAGAATAATATCCGGCAAGTGGAAAGCAAAAAAAATTGCTGCTCCCAAAAATTTTGATGTAAGACCTACAACAGATTTTGCCAAGGAAGCACTTTTCAGTATCCTGGAAAACAAATATGATATGCAGTCGATTTCTGTGCTAGATCTTTTTGCAGGCATTGGTTCCATCACCTTCGAATTTGCCTCCAGAGGATGCCAGGATGTGACTTCAGTAGAACTTAATCCGAAACATACCAGTTTTATTAATTCAACTGCTTCGGAACTGGACATGTCACTGCAAATTAATGTTCAGAGAGGCGATGTTTTTGACTGGCTTAAAAAATTCAGGAATAAGAAAAGCTTTGAGATTGTATTTTCTGATGCTCCGTTTGAAATGGAGGAAAAGAAATATTATGAGCTGCTGTCCCTGGTTCTGAATAATAAATTTGTGAAGCCCAATGGAGTCCTGATTGTAGAACATCAGAGCAGGATGAAGCTGGAGCATCCCAATTTAATAGATACCCGAAAATACGGAAATGTAAGTTTCAGTTTTTTCGAAGCGAATAAAGAAGATAATCAGGAAATTTAG
- the murI gene encoding glutamate racemase, with protein sequence MKTKKQDYSHLSPSQPIGIFDSGVGGLTVAKEIKRLLPHEDLIYFGDTKHLPYGEKSKDAIIEYSTKITNFLLQQNCKAIVIACNTATANALNEVMQSVNGKVPVIDVINPVAEKVAYEIHNNVGVIATKATVNSGLYKKSIRKQNKWIKVDELATPLLVPAIEEGFKNHPITHAIIYNYLSNNKLKNIETLILGCTHYPLLIDEIKQYYGNRVRVIDSPNIVANHLKIILDKYHLLNDNNPKPNYHFYLSDLTKNFEKISKKFFGKTIDLELKVL encoded by the coding sequence TTGAAAACTAAAAAGCAAGACTATTCACATCTTTCACCAAGCCAGCCTATCGGTATTTTCGATAGCGGGGTAGGAGGACTTACCGTAGCTAAAGAGATCAAAAGACTTCTGCCTCACGAAGACCTGATCTATTTTGGAGATACCAAGCACCTTCCGTACGGTGAAAAGTCGAAGGATGCGATCATAGAATACTCTACAAAAATCACTAACTTTCTGCTTCAGCAAAACTGTAAAGCCATTGTCATTGCCTGTAACACCGCTACAGCAAATGCTTTGAATGAAGTAATGCAGTCTGTGAATGGGAAAGTTCCTGTTATAGACGTTATTAATCCGGTTGCAGAAAAAGTAGCTTATGAAATCCACAATAATGTTGGAGTCATTGCCACAAAAGCTACTGTGAATTCCGGGCTGTACAAAAAAAGCATCAGAAAGCAGAATAAATGGATCAAAGTTGATGAACTGGCTACCCCGTTATTGGTTCCTGCCATTGAAGAAGGATTCAAAAACCATCCGATAACGCATGCTATCATTTATAATTATTTGAGTAATAACAAGCTTAAAAATATTGAAACGCTGATTCTCGGCTGTACACACTATCCTTTGCTGATTGATGAGATCAAGCAATATTACGGAAACAGGGTCCGCGTGATTGATTCCCCTAATATTGTGGCCAATCACCTGAAGATTATTCTGGATAAGTATCATCTTCTGAATGACAATAATCCGAAGCCCAACTATCATTTTTATCTTTCGGATCTTACGAAGAACTTTGAGAAGATCTCTAAAAAATTCTTTGGAAAGACGATAGATCTGGAATTGAAAGTTTTATAA
- the hemW gene encoding radical SAM family heme chaperone HemW gives MIYIHIPFCKQKCSYCNFHFSTSLNFKDEMIRAMKTEIRLRKDELQNKNLKSLYFGGGTPSILSADEIKGLIDEVQKYFSFDRDIEVTLEANPDDLDKNFLKQLAQSPVNRLSIGTQSFFEEDLKMMNRAHNSSEAESSIKRAQDFGFENLSIDLIYGSPTSNLEIWKENLNKTIALEVPHISSYALTVEPQTALENWISKGKIASPKEEEQNKEFYYLSDFLKDNGFEHYEVSNFAKPGFYSRHNSAYWKYKEYLGIGPSAHSYNGFDIRSWNVANNQQYIKKLHTGILAKEEEILSQEDQFNEMIMIGLRTIWGVDLESLKNKFNDKILEHFQYEIKSKIEEGILIIEDNHLKIPEKHWFMADGIASDLFIV, from the coding sequence ATGATATATATTCACATTCCATTCTGCAAGCAGAAATGCAGCTACTGCAACTTTCACTTTTCCACATCTTTAAACTTTAAAGATGAAATGATCCGCGCCATGAAGACCGAAATCCGGCTTAGAAAAGATGAACTACAGAATAAAAATCTGAAATCCCTGTATTTTGGAGGCGGAACACCTTCTATTCTTTCGGCAGATGAGATCAAAGGTTTGATTGATGAGGTACAGAAGTATTTCAGTTTCGACAGGGATATTGAAGTTACTTTGGAGGCGAACCCTGATGATCTTGATAAAAACTTTTTAAAGCAACTGGCACAATCACCAGTCAACAGGCTTTCGATCGGCACCCAGAGCTTTTTTGAAGAAGATCTTAAAATGATGAACCGTGCCCATAATTCTTCTGAAGCAGAGAGTTCAATCAAAAGAGCACAGGATTTTGGATTCGAAAACTTAAGTATAGACCTTATTTATGGTTCTCCAACCTCGAATCTTGAGATCTGGAAAGAGAATTTAAACAAAACCATAGCCCTTGAAGTTCCGCATATTTCATCTTATGCATTGACCGTTGAACCCCAAACCGCTTTAGAAAACTGGATTTCGAAAGGAAAAATTGCCAGTCCGAAGGAAGAAGAGCAGAATAAAGAGTTCTATTATCTGTCAGATTTCTTAAAAGACAACGGATTTGAGCATTATGAAGTCTCCAATTTTGCTAAACCTGGTTTTTACTCAAGGCACAATTCTGCGTATTGGAAGTATAAGGAATATCTTGGGATAGGTCCTTCTGCACATTCTTATAATGGATTTGATATCAGAAGCTGGAATGTTGCCAACAACCAGCAGTATATCAAAAAGCTTCATACCGGAATTTTAGCCAAAGAAGAAGAGATTCTCTCCCAGGAAGATCAGTTCAATGAAATGATCATGATCGGGCTGAGAACTATTTGGGGAGTAGACCTTGAAAGTCTGAAAAATAAATTCAATGATAAGATCCTTGAGCATTTCCAGTATGAGATAAAATCTAAAATAGAGGAAGGTATTTTAATCATTGAAGACAATCATCTGAAAATCCCGGAAAAACATTGGTTTATGGCGGATGGGATTGCTTCGGATCTGTTTATTGTATAA